One Dysidea avara chromosome 7, odDysAvar1.4, whole genome shotgun sequence genomic region harbors:
- the LOC136261099 gene encoding protein NLRC5-like, producing LVHRNNFLKSDNIVPNIGKVTKQITDILTPLEISDEPQLIIIEGAPGIGKSVLLHEIAYRWGKQELLQTFRLVLLLCLRDPIIQQATSVSDLLLPFFKGDRRAKEIAAACSDHLFESGAKCLVFLFDGFDEFPEYIRDNSIIGEIVNCNILPFCGLVVSSRPHASVTLRQQATVKVNILGFTEEERHHYIKQSLKEQPQSTVKLTHYLKDHPTISNLCLVPFNIVILLFLYKMGVPLPSESSKLYHYFVCLTICRHLAKSGYLLRNTIKHLTDLPEPHNKIVEQLSKLALKTLNNNQLVFTYDEMKLTCPDIITTPGAINGFGFLQAVEHFGLTGKTVTFNFLHLTIQEYLAAHYIMNYLPPDEEICLLHKKFWNTLHANMFSIYITLTKGQRPAFKKFLSNGDSKVMISSKFLHDQLKSIRLFHCFFEAGDERMCKYIEEGTIFDKREIVLRFTGLSSTDLVSVSSFLTTPSHKHWVKLDLQHCYIQDHGLHTVHKFLANSSVIIVSLVLMDNGLTQSSSSFISDIVLRCNVERLWISLNHTIGESADLYAMLSHPSSALTHLYMNYTGLSSIAAKALFVAVKNSNKLRGLYIYNNVITDDVADDIATTLTINLSLVRLEMSGNPISGEAMIVILQALLANNTLQILGVSCYPPEIEEKIRSLEQEVNEKRAT from the coding sequence CTAGTCCACAGAAATAATTTTCTGAAGTCAGATAATATTGTTCCAAACATTGGCAAGGTGACCAAACAGATCACTGACATTTTGACTCCATTAGAGATAAGTGATGAACCGCAGTTGATCATAATTGAGGGTGCACCTGGCATTGGCAAATCTGTTTTGTTACATGAAATTGCTTACAGATGGGGCAAGCAAGAATTGCTACAAACATTTAGACTAGTTTTGCTTCTATGCCTACGTGACCCCATTATTCAACAAGCTACATCAGTTAGTGACCTACTTTTGCCATTTTTCAAGGGAGACAGGAGAGCTAAAGAAATTGCAGCTGCATGTAGTGATCACCTTTTTGAAAGTGGTGCGAAATGCCTGGTTTTTCTTTTTGATGGCTTTGATGAATTTCCTGAATATATAAGAGATAACAGTATAATTGGTGAGATTGTAAACTGCAACATTCTTCCTTTCTGTGGATTGGTTGTATCATCTCGGCCACATGCCTCAGTGACTCTCCGACAACAAGCAACAGTTAAAGTGAACATTTTGGGTTTTACAGAGGAAGAACGACATCATTACATTAAACAGTCTTTAAAAGAACAACCACAGAGTACTGTAAAGCTTACCCACTACTTGAAAGATCACCCCACCATCAGCAACCTCTGTTTAGTACCTTTCAACATAGTTATCTTACTTTTCTTATATAAAATGGGCGTTCCCCTTCCCAGTGAATCTAGCAAGTTATACCATTACTTTGTCTGTCTCACTATCTGTCGACACCTTGCCAAATCTGGCTATCTACTCAGAAACACAATCAAGCACCTAACTGACCTTCCTGAACCACACAATAAAATAGTTGAGCAACTTTCTAAATTAGCACTAAAAACACTTAATAATAACCAACTGGTGTTTACATATGATGAGATGAAGTTGACATGTCCAGACATCATAACAACCCCAGGAGCAATCAATGGCTTTGGGTTCCTACAAGCCGTAGAACATTTTGGTCTCACTGGGAAGACAGTTACGTTTAACTTCCTCCACCTCACTATTCAAGAATATCTAGCAGCTCACTATATTATGAATTATCTTCCACCAGATGAAGAAATATGTCTCCTTCACAAGAAATTCTGGAACACTCTTCATGCTAATATGTTCTCCATTTACATCACACTTACCAAAGGACAGCGACCTGCTTTCAAGAAGTTTTTGTCAAATGGGGACAGTAAAGTCATGATTTCTAGCAAATTCCTTCATGACCAGTTAAAAAGTATTCGTCTCTTTCACTGTTTCTTTGAGGCTGGAGATGAGAGAATGTGCAAATACATTGAAGAGGGAACAATCTTTGATAAAAGAGAAATTGTTCTTCGTTTTACTGGTCTATCAAGTACTGACCTTGTGTCTGTATCAAGCTTCCTTACCACCCCTTCCCACAAGCATTGGGTGAAACTCGACTTGCAACACTGCTACATTCAAGATCATGGCCTTCACACTGTTCACAAATTCCTTGCCAACAGTAGTGTAATAATTGTTAGTTTGGTGTTGATGGACAATGGCCTTACCCAGTCATCTTCCTCCTTCATCAGTGATATTGTCCTCCGATGTAATGTAGAAAGGTTGTGGATATCTCTTAACCACACAATTGGGGAAAGTGCAGACCTCTATGCCATGTTGTCCCACCCCTCCTCTGCATTAACTCATTTGTACATGAACTATACTGGATTGTCTTCTATTGCAGCCAAAGCATTATTTGTTGCAGTGAAGAATTCCAACAAATTGCGGGGGCTATATATTTACAACAATGTCATTACTGATGATGTGGCTGATGACATTGCTACTACTCTAACCATTAATTTATCTCTAGTCAGGCTTGAGATGAGTGGCAACCCCATTAGTGGAGAAGCCATGATAGTAATCCTTCAAGCTCTCTTAGCTAATAACACTTTACAAATATTAGGTGTTTCCTGCTACCCTCCAGAAATTGAAGAAAAGATCAGATCACTAGAACAAGAAGTTAATGAAAAACGAGCAACATAA
- the LOC136261529 gene encoding uncharacterized protein isoform X2 → MANVDGKGLEQFKMINTPALKELHRHVTPQYAAEWREIGVELGLTDAKLREIEANNPRNVKQCCNRMFSEWLRMDTTASWEKLFTAIESPAVFGGLVKGQVELTFDMGKQIKGAEALCILSNRVAMKNAQARFRVEKDTWPPNQPNTFTPLLLVHHEGQHSMDQAVEVV, encoded by the exons ATGGCTAATGTTGATGGTAaaggattggaacaatttaAAA TGATTAATACTCCAGCACTAAAAGAGCTCCATCGACATGTCACACCACAATATGCTGCAGAATGGAGAGAGATAGGAGTAGAACTGGGTCTGACTGATGCTAAACTAAGGGAAATAGAAGCTAACAACCCACGCAATGTAAAACAGTGTTGTAATAGAATGTTCTCAGAATGGTTAAGGATGGACACCACTGCTTCATGGGAGAAATTGTTCACAGCCATTGAGTCACCTGCAGTGTTTGGTGGTCTAGTGAAAG GTCAAGTGGAGCTTACATTTGATATGGGCAAACAAATCAAAG GAGCTGAGGCACTCTGTATATTATCCAATAGGGTGGCCATGAAGAATGCACAAGCAAGGTTCAGGGTTGAAAAGGATACGTGGCCACCAAATCAGCCTAATACGTTTACTCCACTTCTACTGGTCCATCATGAAGGACAACACAGCATGGACCAAGCTGTTGAAGTTGTTTAA
- the LOC136261529 gene encoding uncharacterized protein isoform X1, with product MANVDGKGLEQFKSTNKVINTPALKELHRHVTPQYAAEWREIGVELGLTDAKLREIEANNPRNVKQCCNRMFSEWLRMDTTASWEKLFTAIESPAVFGGLVKGQVELTFDMGKQIKGAEALCILSNRVAMKNAQARFRVEKDTWPPNQPNTFTPLLLVHHEGQHSMDQAVEVV from the exons ATGGCTAATGTTGATGGTAaaggattggaacaatttaAAAGTACTAACAAAG TGATTAATACTCCAGCACTAAAAGAGCTCCATCGACATGTCACACCACAATATGCTGCAGAATGGAGAGAGATAGGAGTAGAACTGGGTCTGACTGATGCTAAACTAAGGGAAATAGAAGCTAACAACCCACGCAATGTAAAACAGTGTTGTAATAGAATGTTCTCAGAATGGTTAAGGATGGACACCACTGCTTCATGGGAGAAATTGTTCACAGCCATTGAGTCACCTGCAGTGTTTGGTGGTCTAGTGAAAG GTCAAGTGGAGCTTACATTTGATATGGGCAAACAAATCAAAG GAGCTGAGGCACTCTGTATATTATCCAATAGGGTGGCCATGAAGAATGCACAAGCAAGGTTCAGGGTTGAAAAGGATACGTGGCCACCAAATCAGCCTAATACGTTTACTCCACTTCTACTGGTCCATCATGAAGGACAACACAGCATGGACCAAGCTGTTGAAGTTGTTTAA